One Sulfolobus sp. S-194 DNA segment encodes these proteins:
- a CDS encoding V-type ATP synthase subunit E family protein: MIKLVSFEDLLNNSLNEEKNKITEEFKKILSEMNQIIDEAYAEIYREYSAKIIDLVNKNNDRIRGEIAKMEIENKRLISREMDYWIENVKENAKKSLYEFVKTDNYKKGLESIISREVSDGSIIYCSSGDQKSISDIIKKKKISCKIVVDEKIVGGIKIYYPDKSLLKDFTLETILNQVFDDIRDKIAQILFGE; this comes from the coding sequence GTGATAAAGTTGGTCTCTTTTGAAGATTTGCTGAATAATTCTTTAAATGAAGAAAAAAATAAGATTACCGAAGAATTTAAAAAAATTTTATCCGAAATGAACCAAATAATAGATGAGGCTTATGCAGAAATATACAGAGAATATAGTGCTAAAATAATAGATCTTGTAAATAAAAACAATGATAGAATTAGGGGAGAAATAGCTAAAATGGAGATAGAAAATAAGAGACTTATAAGTAGAGAAATGGACTATTGGATAGAAAATGTTAAGGAAAATGCAAAAAAATCATTATACGAATTTGTTAAAACTGATAATTATAAAAAAGGCTTAGAATCCATTATTAGTAGAGAAGTAAGCGATGGTTCAATTATTTATTGCTCATCTGGTGATCAAAAATCCATAAGTGATATTATTAAGAAGAAGAAGATTAGCTGTAAGATTGTCGTTGATGAAAAAATAGTAGGCGGTATTAAAATTTACTATCCTGATAAAAGTTTATTAAAAGATTTTACACTTGAAACAATTTTAAATCAAGTTTTTGATGATATAAGGGATAAAATAGCCCAAATTTTATTTGGTGAGTAA
- a CDS encoding ATP synthase subunit B translates to MSLLNVREYSNISMIKGPLIAVQGVSDAAYNELVEIEMPDGSKRRGLVVDSQMGVTFVQVFEGTTGISPTGSRVRFLGRGLEVKISEEMLGRIFNPLGEPLDNGPPVIGGEKRNINGDPINPATREYPEEFIQTGISAIDGLNSLLRGQKLPIFSGSGLPANTLAAQIAKQATVRGEESNFAVVFAAIGVRYDEALFFRKFFEETGAINRVAMFVTLANDPPSLKILTPRTALTLAEYLAFEQDMHVLAILIDMTNYCEALREISAAREEVPGRGGYPGYMYTDLATIYERAGKVIGKKGSITQMPILTMPNDDITHPIPDLTGYITEGQIVLDRSLFNKGIYPPINVLMSLSRLMKDGIGEGKTRDDHKDVSNQLFASYARAQDIRGLAAIIGEDSLSEVDRKYLLFAEAFERRFVAQGVNENRSIETTLDIGWEVLSILPESELSLIRSEYIKKYHPNYRGKK, encoded by the coding sequence ATGAGTCTCCTTAATGTTAGGGAATATTCAAATATTTCAATGATTAAAGGTCCATTAATTGCTGTTCAAGGGGTTAGTGATGCCGCTTATAATGAGTTAGTTGAAATTGAGATGCCAGATGGAAGTAAAAGAAGAGGGTTAGTTGTAGATTCTCAGATGGGTGTCACATTCGTTCAGGTATTTGAAGGCACTACTGGAATTTCTCCTACTGGTTCCAGGGTAAGGTTTCTAGGTAGAGGTTTAGAAGTTAAAATATCAGAAGAGATGCTAGGTAGAATATTTAATCCATTGGGTGAACCATTAGATAATGGTCCACCAGTAATAGGTGGTGAGAAGAGAAACATAAATGGTGATCCGATAAACCCAGCTACCAGAGAATATCCAGAAGAATTTATACAAACTGGTATATCTGCAATAGATGGGTTAAATTCATTACTTAGAGGTCAAAAATTACCGATATTTAGCGGAAGTGGTTTACCTGCAAATACTTTAGCCGCTCAAATAGCAAAACAAGCTACTGTTAGAGGAGAAGAAAGCAATTTTGCAGTAGTATTTGCAGCTATAGGAGTTAGATATGATGAAGCGTTATTCTTTAGGAAATTCTTTGAAGAAACTGGGGCAATTAATAGGGTAGCTATGTTCGTTACATTAGCTAATGATCCGCCCTCTTTAAAGATCTTAACTCCTAGAACTGCATTAACGTTAGCGGAATATTTAGCCTTTGAACAAGATATGCACGTACTAGCAATATTAATTGATATGACCAACTATTGTGAGGCTCTAAGGGAAATTAGTGCTGCTAGAGAAGAAGTACCTGGCAGAGGTGGATATCCTGGTTATATGTACACTGATTTAGCAACGATTTATGAAAGAGCAGGAAAAGTTATAGGGAAGAAGGGCTCAATCACGCAGATGCCAATATTGACAATGCCAAATGACGATATAACCCATCCAATTCCAGACTTAACGGGTTATATAACTGAAGGACAGATTGTGTTAGATAGGTCACTATTTAATAAGGGTATATATCCTCCAATTAATGTACTGATGAGTTTATCAAGGCTAATGAAAGATGGTATTGGAGAAGGAAAAACTAGGGATGATCACAAGGATGTCTCAAATCAGTTATTTGCCTCATATGCTAGAGCACAGGATATTAGAGGTTTAGCAGCAATAATAGGTGAAGATAGTTTATCTGAAGTAGATAGGAAATATTTGTTATTTGCTGAAGCATTTGAAAGAAGATTTGTTGCTCAAGGTGTTAATGAAAATAGGAGTATAGAGACCACATTGGATATTGGCTGGGAAGTATTGTCTATATTACCAGAGTCAGAGCTTTCACTTATAAGGTCAGAATATATTAAGAAATATCATCCTAATTACCGTGGTAAGAAATGA
- the proS gene encoding proline--tRNA ligase has product MRVSREKWEKNFSEWLDWVLREAEIYDYGRYPVKGMGVWMPYGFKIRQNVLQLIRKLLDETGHEEVLFPLLIPEDLLKKESEHIRGFEEEVYWVTKGGSQDLDVKLALRPTSETSITYMESFWVKSYRQLPKKYYQIVSVFRYETKATRPMMRLREITTFKEAHTLHETYEDAARQVEEAVSIYKAFFDELGIPYMISKRPEWDKFAGAEYTIAFDTILPDSRVLQIGTVHHLGQHFTKAFDFKIQRKDGSLDYPHQTSYGISDRVIAVLIAINGDDHGPVLNPRIAPIKVVIVPIPAKDEETTAKVISYAKEIGENLKNKGITVVIDDDKEKTPGEKFYTWELKGVPLRIEIGPRELNNNTAYIKRRDTFEGKLVSKDKVAEEVNTLLEKMKNDLHEKALKFLKERIIYTEDLNEAKKILEERAGVVEVPWCGDNNCGLQLQDETNARVLGIPLDENKDVSNTKCVLCKKPAKSLLRLAKTY; this is encoded by the coding sequence ATGAGAGTTTCCAGGGAAAAGTGGGAGAAAAATTTTAGTGAATGGTTAGATTGGGTATTAAGAGAGGCTGAGATTTATGATTATGGCCGATATCCAGTAAAGGGCATGGGAGTGTGGATGCCATATGGTTTTAAGATTAGACAAAACGTACTTCAACTTATTAGAAAATTATTAGATGAAACTGGGCACGAAGAAGTTTTGTTTCCATTACTTATCCCAGAAGATCTATTAAAAAAAGAAAGTGAACATATAAGAGGCTTTGAGGAAGAGGTATATTGGGTAACTAAAGGTGGTTCTCAAGACCTAGATGTGAAACTAGCATTAAGACCTACCAGTGAAACTTCTATAACATATATGGAATCCTTTTGGGTTAAAAGCTATAGACAATTACCTAAAAAATATTACCAAATTGTTAGTGTATTCAGATATGAGACCAAAGCTACAAGGCCTATGATGAGATTAAGGGAAATAACAACTTTCAAGGAAGCCCATACACTTCACGAAACATATGAAGATGCAGCTCGTCAAGTAGAAGAAGCTGTAAGTATATATAAAGCGTTCTTTGATGAGCTTGGTATTCCTTATATGATTTCTAAAAGGCCTGAGTGGGATAAATTTGCTGGAGCTGAGTACACTATAGCTTTTGATACTATATTACCAGATTCAAGAGTTTTACAAATAGGTACTGTACACCATTTAGGTCAACACTTTACTAAGGCTTTTGATTTTAAAATCCAAAGAAAAGATGGAAGTTTAGATTATCCTCATCAAACGAGTTATGGGATTTCAGATAGAGTAATAGCAGTACTTATAGCTATAAATGGTGATGATCACGGTCCAGTACTAAATCCTAGAATAGCTCCAATAAAGGTAGTTATAGTTCCTATACCAGCTAAGGACGAGGAAACAACGGCTAAAGTTATTAGTTATGCTAAAGAAATTGGAGAAAATCTAAAGAATAAAGGTATTACTGTGGTAATAGACGATGATAAAGAGAAAACACCTGGTGAGAAATTCTACACATGGGAATTAAAAGGAGTTCCTTTGAGAATTGAAATAGGTCCCAGGGAACTAAATAATAATACTGCTTATATTAAAAGAAGGGATACTTTTGAAGGTAAATTGGTATCTAAAGATAAGGTAGCTGAAGAGGTAAATACTCTATTAGAAAAAATGAAGAATGATTTACATGAAAAGGCATTGAAGTTCTTAAAGGAGAGAATAATATATACTGAAGACCTTAATGAGGCTAAAAAGATTTTAGAAGAAAGAGCTGGTGTTGTTGAAGTGCCATGGTGTGGTGATAATAATTGTGGCTTGCAACTTCAAGATGAAACTAATGCTAGAGTTTTAGGTATTCCTCTTGATGAAAATAAAGATGTTAGTAATACAAAATGTGTATTGTGTAAAAAACCAGCAAAATCATTACTTAGGTTGGCAAAAACTTATTAA
- a CDS encoding V-type ATP synthase subunit F, producing MGKVLVIGDKYTVNLFRLIGVESLVLEDPLKLEDTIQKLKKREDIDLILISNDLYTPVKEKIDSLLLEQKKPLITIIPSPYSESKPIDVKSLILRALGFG from the coding sequence ATGGGTAAAGTTTTAGTTATTGGGGATAAGTACACTGTGAACCTTTTTAGATTAATTGGTGTTGAAAGCTTAGTCCTAGAAGATCCTCTAAAATTAGAGGATACGATACAAAAACTGAAGAAAAGAGAGGATATAGATCTGATACTGATTTCTAATGATTTATATACGCCAGTAAAAGAGAAAATAGATTCTTTATTGTTAGAACAGAAAAAGCCTTTAATAACGATTATACCTTCTCCTTATAGTGAATCTAAACCAATTGATGTGAAAAGTTTAATACTTAGAGCACTAGGATTTGGGTGA
- the metG gene encoding methionine--tRNA ligase translates to MKIFVASAWPYVNSVPHLGNLIGSILSADVFARYARLRYGKENVLFVSGSDEHGTPIEVEAKKRNVNPKELTDQAHEYDKKLFLDIWEISYNNYTRTESEIHKTFVRNFMLKLEKYIKIEEDEIPYCEYDKIYLPDRFVKGTCPYCGFEDARGDQCDNCGRLLTPKLLINPKCVLCGRTPVFKKTKHWFFDLSAFNDKIEEWIKNSQTLPENVKSVALSWVREGLKPRSITRDNAWGIPAPFEGAEGKTIYVWFEALLGYISATIEYFKNIGKEEEWKKFWFGNDVKSYYFIGKDNIPFHAVILPAMLMASGENYVLPTVIAATEYLLYEGQKFSKSRKIGVWIDEAPQLLDIEYWRFILIRLRPEEKDTNFTWREALRIVNTELNDDIGNYANRVLSMISRYFNGEVPQIKYEKLKDEDTKFISEIKEAPKKMSELFELGKLKAGSEEILKLARNGNSYLNIRAPWNLIKNDKEEAGNVLNIAVNSLRTLSIMLYPLMPKSAEKLYNMLGFKDIEREKWDLAGELVIKSSHKINEVSVLFKKVELNENDINKKLAEIRKNLEKIRPTLLR, encoded by the coding sequence ATGAAGATATTTGTAGCCTCCGCATGGCCATATGTAAATTCGGTACCACATTTAGGAAACTTAATAGGTTCAATATTATCAGCAGATGTCTTCGCTAGATATGCAAGGCTAAGATATGGTAAAGAAAACGTATTATTTGTAAGTGGAAGTGACGAGCACGGAACTCCAATAGAGGTAGAAGCCAAGAAGAGGAATGTGAATCCTAAAGAGTTAACTGATCAAGCACACGAATACGATAAAAAGTTATTTTTAGATATATGGGAGATTAGTTATAATAATTACACCAGAACAGAATCAGAAATTCATAAAACTTTTGTCAGAAATTTTATGTTAAAATTAGAAAAATATATAAAGATTGAAGAGGACGAAATTCCATATTGTGAGTACGATAAAATTTACTTACCAGATAGATTTGTGAAAGGTACTTGTCCTTATTGTGGATTTGAAGATGCAAGAGGAGATCAATGTGATAATTGCGGTAGACTATTAACACCAAAACTTCTCATTAATCCTAAATGTGTATTATGTGGAAGAACACCGGTATTTAAGAAAACTAAGCACTGGTTTTTTGATCTTTCAGCCTTTAATGATAAAATTGAGGAATGGATTAAAAATTCTCAGACCTTACCTGAAAATGTTAAGTCAGTAGCCTTAAGTTGGGTTAGAGAAGGTCTAAAGCCAAGAAGCATTACGAGAGATAACGCTTGGGGTATTCCAGCACCTTTCGAAGGTGCTGAAGGTAAAACTATCTATGTATGGTTTGAGGCATTATTAGGTTATATCTCTGCTACTATAGAATATTTTAAGAATATAGGAAAAGAAGAAGAATGGAAGAAATTCTGGTTTGGAAATGATGTTAAAAGTTATTACTTTATTGGCAAGGATAATATTCCATTCCATGCTGTAATATTACCAGCGATGCTTATGGCTTCTGGAGAAAATTATGTTTTACCTACCGTTATAGCGGCTACGGAATATTTACTATATGAAGGACAAAAGTTCAGCAAAAGTAGAAAGATAGGAGTATGGATTGATGAAGCTCCTCAATTATTAGATATAGAATATTGGAGATTTATATTGATTAGGCTTAGACCAGAAGAGAAAGATACTAACTTTACTTGGAGAGAAGCACTAAGGATAGTTAATACAGAATTAAACGATGATATCGGTAATTATGCGAATAGAGTGTTGAGTATGATAAGTAGATACTTTAATGGTGAAGTTCCCCAAATAAAATATGAAAAACTAAAAGATGAGGATACTAAATTTATTAGTGAGATAAAAGAAGCTCCTAAAAAGATGAGTGAATTATTTGAATTAGGGAAATTAAAAGCCGGAAGTGAGGAAATACTAAAGTTAGCTAGAAATGGTAACTCATATTTAAACATAAGAGCACCTTGGAATTTGATAAAGAACGACAAAGAAGAAGCTGGAAATGTCTTAAATATTGCTGTCAATTCTCTTAGGACATTGTCTATAATGCTATATCCATTAATGCCAAAGAGCGCTGAAAAGCTGTATAACATGTTAGGGTTTAAAGATATAGAGAGAGAAAAATGGGATCTTGCTGGTGAACTTGTTATTAAATCTAGTCATAAAATTAATGAGGTAAGCGTTCTATTTAAGAAAGTCGAACTAAATGAGAATGATATAAATAAAAAATTAGCTGAAATAAGAAAGAACTTAGAAAAAATAAGACCTACCTTATTGCGTTAA
- a CDS encoding ATP synthase subunit A, whose product MVSEGRVVRVNGPLVVADGMREAQMFEVVYVSDLKLVGEITRIEGDRAFIQVYESTDGVKPGDKVYRSGAPLSVELGPGLIGKIYDGLQRPLDSIAKVSNSPFVARGISIPALDRQTKWHFVPKVKSGDKVGPGDIVGVVQETDLIEHRILIPPNLHGTLKEVAREGDYTVEDVVAVVDMNGDEIPVKMYQKWPVRIPRPYKEKLEPVEPLLTGIRVLDTVFPIAKGGTAAIPGPFGSGKTVTLQSLAKWSAAKVVIYVGCGERGNEMTDELRSFPKLKDPWTGKPLLLRTILVANTSNMPVAARESSIYVGVTMAEYFRDQGYDVLLVADSTSRWAEALRDLGGRMEEMPAEEGFPSYLPSRLAEYYERAGRVIALGNPERYGSVTIASAVSPPGGDFTEPVTSNTLRFVRVFWPLDVSLAQARHYPAINWIQGFSAYVDLVAQWWHKNVDPNWKEMRDTMMKVLIREDELRQIVRLVGPESLAEKDKLVLETAKLIKDAFLKQNAYDDIDAFSSPQKQIRIMRLIYIFYNQSQDLISKGVPLKKILDKVGPIEPEIIRIKYTIKNDELNKIDEIENKLKATFDSLLKEVS is encoded by the coding sequence ATGGTTTCTGAAGGTAGAGTTGTAAGAGTAAACGGACCTTTAGTGGTAGCTGATGGTATGAGAGAAGCCCAAATGTTTGAGGTAGTATATGTAAGTGATCTTAAATTAGTTGGTGAAATAACAAGAATTGAAGGAGATAGAGCATTTATTCAAGTTTATGAAAGTACTGATGGTGTAAAACCAGGAGATAAAGTTTATAGATCTGGAGCTCCATTATCAGTAGAATTAGGTCCAGGGTTAATAGGAAAAATATATGATGGTTTACAGAGACCTCTTGATTCTATAGCAAAAGTTTCTAATTCCCCATTTGTGGCTAGAGGTATCTCTATACCAGCATTAGATAGGCAAACTAAATGGCATTTTGTTCCTAAGGTAAAGAGTGGTGACAAAGTAGGTCCCGGGGATATAGTTGGTGTAGTGCAAGAAACTGACCTTATAGAGCACAGAATTTTGATCCCCCCAAATCTTCATGGGACTTTAAAAGAAGTAGCTAGAGAAGGAGATTATACTGTGGAAGATGTAGTAGCTGTAGTTGATATGAATGGTGACGAAATACCAGTAAAAATGTATCAAAAATGGCCAGTCAGAATACCTAGACCTTATAAAGAAAAATTAGAACCAGTAGAGCCCTTACTAACTGGTATAAGAGTTTTAGATACTGTGTTTCCTATTGCGAAAGGTGGAACAGCCGCTATTCCGGGGCCTTTTGGCAGTGGAAAGACCGTCACATTACAAAGCCTAGCAAAATGGTCTGCTGCAAAGGTTGTAATTTATGTAGGTTGCGGCGAAAGAGGAAATGAGATGACTGATGAGTTAAGATCATTTCCAAAGTTAAAAGACCCATGGACTGGAAAACCCCTCCTATTAAGAACTATATTGGTTGCTAATACTAGTAATATGCCTGTAGCTGCCAGAGAATCTAGTATTTATGTTGGAGTTACTATGGCCGAATATTTCAGAGATCAAGGTTATGATGTATTGCTTGTTGCTGATTCCACAAGTAGATGGGCTGAAGCATTAAGGGATTTGGGAGGAAGAATGGAAGAAATGCCAGCTGAAGAAGGTTTTCCGAGCTATTTACCATCTAGATTAGCTGAATATTATGAAAGAGCTGGAAGAGTTATAGCTCTTGGTAATCCGGAAAGATATGGTTCAGTTACTATAGCCTCTGCCGTTTCTCCTCCAGGAGGCGACTTCACAGAACCTGTTACTAGTAATACTTTAAGATTTGTAAGAGTCTTTTGGCCGTTAGATGTTTCATTGGCACAAGCAAGACATTATCCAGCAATTAATTGGATTCAGGGATTCTCTGCATACGTGGATTTAGTAGCCCAATGGTGGCATAAGAATGTAGATCCTAATTGGAAAGAGATGCGTGATACTATGATGAAAGTCTTAATAAGAGAAGATGAGTTAAGACAGATCGTTAGATTAGTTGGGCCAGAATCTTTAGCTGAAAAAGATAAATTAGTCCTAGAGACTGCCAAACTAATAAAAGACGCCTTCCTTAAACAGAATGCCTATGATGATATTGATGCTTTTTCTTCGCCACAAAAGCAGATAAGAATTATGAGATTAATCTATATATTTTATAATCAGTCACAAGATCTTATTAGTAAAGGTGTTCCATTAAAGAAGATACTAGACAAAGTAGGTCCTATAGAGCCAGAAATTATCAGAATTAAATACACGATTAAGAATGATGAGCTAAATAAGATTGACGAGATAGAGAATAAATTAAAAGCCACATTTGATTCATTATTAAAAGAGGTGAGTTAA
- a CDS encoding V-type ATP synthase subunit K (produces ATP from ADP in the presence of a proton gradient across the membrane; the K subunit is a nonenzymatic component which binds the dimeric form by interacting with the G and E subunits) encodes MKKTWLPLLLLPLLVSATIFSAQAPSDTAQGFAGINIGAGLAVGLAAIGAGVAVGMAAAAGIGVLTERRDMFGTVLIFVAIGEGIAVYGILFAVLMLFGKF; translated from the coding sequence ATGAAGAAAACGTGGCTACCGCTTCTCTTGTTACCACTTCTAGTATCTGCTACTATTTTTTCAGCACAAGCACCATCAGATACTGCACAAGGTTTTGCCGGTATTAACATAGGTGCAGGACTAGCAGTTGGTTTAGCTGCGATAGGTGCTGGTGTTGCTGTAGGTATGGCTGCTGCCGCTGGTATTGGTGTGTTAACAGAAAGAAGAGATATGTTCGGTACAGTTCTAATTTTCGTAGCTATTGGTGAAGGAATAGCAGTATACGGAATCTTGTTCGCTGTACTAATGTTGTTCGGTAAGTTCTAA
- a CDS encoding V-type ATP synthase subunit I gives MIIPETMARVEILTPKQKINELITALLKFREFEPEEPKTPISNLRFEDARRNLGEVNEHINKMKILMELGGLIIEPQGKMKVNDWIEASNQVFNESLEIENKYKDLLEEIGKLRAELDTLNSQLQEVEPFKNIGIDLKVLYSSTHFEAALVVINETQKKQLEDKGVVVIVEELGNNRYASLVLARKGLNLDEILKELGLRKFETPDFIAPQIYYSNLKERINNIQIVLTQRRKELADKIKEDEKNVKELYGKLLTIRDAMNILSKARKSEYYVQVEGYVPDKSLKRLSRILENIAFITYEYPRRYGEEQEEPPTYVKLPRSIIPLESVIEFYGTPSYWEISPTIFLIITFPFLFGLMFPDFGNALVLLLFSIWFYNYGKKRGSDNTVKLSLVLIYSSIVAIITGLLARDFFGPLPVGGLQELLNNPSAPVGPLYYAWPIPVSFYEKISDIIPTGANAIINTILLSLLLGSILLFVSTLLGVINAIKKKDGEFLFLDRLPLFIIYIVPLTVFLYGFINISNYQGEEATILEGISYFLFHSGTPAPSNVQILADILVIWVEIGLIYNWAAKAYLLKKHEHASTGSAIIFGFIEGGFEAALLLLSNTISFIRVLVFAIAHYYILYAFSYMAYLAAGNPSSLLSVFINPAGIVILIIGNLLAIALEGLVVFIQDLRLHFYEMFSKFYEGRGRKFEPVMTYVELTQ, from the coding sequence GTGATTATTCCCGAGACAATGGCTAGAGTGGAAATACTGACTCCGAAACAAAAAATAAATGAACTTATAACAGCTCTCTTAAAATTTAGAGAATTCGAACCAGAAGAGCCAAAAACACCAATATCAAACCTTAGATTTGAGGATGCAAGACGAAATCTAGGTGAAGTAAACGAACATATAAACAAAATGAAGATCTTAATGGAATTAGGCGGATTAATTATAGAACCTCAAGGGAAAATGAAAGTAAACGATTGGATAGAGGCATCTAATCAAGTATTTAATGAAAGCTTAGAAATAGAGAATAAATATAAAGATTTACTAGAGGAAATAGGAAAATTAAGAGCAGAATTGGATACTTTAAATTCGCAACTACAAGAGGTAGAACCATTTAAAAATATTGGAATTGATCTTAAGGTTCTATATTCCTCTACACATTTCGAAGCAGCATTAGTAGTTATTAATGAAACACAGAAAAAACAACTAGAAGATAAAGGAGTAGTAGTTATAGTAGAAGAATTAGGAAATAATAGATATGCCAGCTTAGTACTTGCAAGAAAAGGCTTAAACTTAGACGAAATATTAAAAGAACTTGGACTTAGAAAATTTGAAACACCAGATTTTATTGCACCACAAATTTACTACAGTAACTTGAAGGAAAGAATTAACAATATACAGATTGTGCTAACTCAAAGAAGAAAAGAGTTAGCTGATAAAATTAAAGAAGATGAAAAAAATGTTAAAGAACTTTATGGAAAATTACTCACAATTAGAGATGCAATGAATATTCTCTCAAAGGCAAGAAAATCTGAGTATTACGTCCAAGTTGAAGGTTATGTACCAGATAAATCGTTAAAAAGACTGTCAAGAATACTAGAAAATATTGCATTTATAACTTATGAATATCCAAGAAGATACGGAGAAGAACAAGAAGAGCCACCAACTTATGTTAAATTACCGAGATCAATTATTCCTTTAGAATCTGTAATAGAATTTTATGGAACACCTTCTTATTGGGAAATTTCACCTACAATATTTCTTATTATAACATTTCCCTTCCTTTTTGGTTTAATGTTCCCGGATTTCGGAAATGCACTTGTTCTTTTACTCTTTTCTATATGGTTTTATAATTACGGTAAAAAGAGAGGAAGTGATAATACAGTAAAACTATCATTAGTTCTAATATACTCAAGTATAGTTGCAATCATAACGGGTTTACTAGCTAGAGATTTCTTTGGTCCATTACCAGTAGGAGGTTTGCAAGAATTACTAAATAACCCATCTGCACCAGTTGGTCCATTATATTATGCTTGGCCCATTCCAGTTTCATTTTATGAAAAGATAAGCGATATAATTCCTACCGGTGCTAACGCAATAATCAATACTATATTATTATCATTACTATTAGGATCTATATTATTATTCGTAAGTACATTACTTGGGGTTATAAATGCAATAAAGAAAAAAGATGGAGAATTTCTATTCTTAGATAGGTTACCATTATTTATTATATACATAGTGCCTTTGACAGTTTTCTTGTATGGATTCATTAACATCAGCAATTATCAAGGAGAAGAGGCAACAATATTAGAGGGGATTTCATATTTCTTATTCCATTCTGGTACACCCGCACCATCAAATGTGCAAATTTTAGCTGATATTTTAGTGATATGGGTAGAGATAGGATTAATATATAATTGGGCTGCAAAAGCATATCTCTTAAAGAAGCATGAGCATGCTAGCACTGGTTCGGCCATAATATTTGGCTTTATTGAAGGGGGTTTTGAAGCTGCTTTATTGTTATTATCAAATACAATATCATTTATACGTGTGCTAGTCTTTGCAATAGCACACTATTATATCCTTTATGCGTTTTCTTACATGGCTTATTTAGCTGCTGGAAATCCCTCATCATTATTATCAGTTTTCATAAACCCAGCTGGCATAGTCATATTGATTATAGGCAATTTACTTGCAATAGCCTTAGAAGGGTTAGTAGTATTTATACAAGATTTAAGGCTTCATTTCTACGAGATGTTCAGTAAGTTCTATGAAGGAAGAGGAAGAAAATTCGAACCAGTAATGACTTATGTTGAGTTAACGCAATAA
- a CDS encoding V-type ATP synthase subunit D, which translates to MSSRKILPTKLNLINLRKQIRLTRTIKRLLENKREVLLIYLREYANEYEKLYSEVSQLLKEVYETYLMGVSAEGISTVESYANSVPSSLQVKSDLKVLFGVRIPIVKLDENSIQPQPFGNIEVSPYITKSREAIAEAFKKILELVEMESAIRSLSAELRKTQRLINAIDSYILPYYTSSAKYIKGVLDDRTREEFVRLKMIRKVLQRRRGENVGNR; encoded by the coding sequence ATGAGTTCGAGAAAAATTCTACCTACAAAACTTAATCTGATTAACTTAAGAAAACAGATAAGATTAACTAGAACTATAAAAAGACTCTTAGAAAATAAAAGAGAAGTTCTTTTGATATATCTAAGAGAATATGCTAATGAGTATGAGAAACTTTATTCAGAAGTTAGTCAACTGCTTAAAGAGGTCTATGAAACATATTTGATGGGTGTAAGTGCAGAAGGAATATCTACAGTTGAATCTTATGCCAACTCTGTTCCTTCATCTTTACAAGTAAAAAGTGATCTTAAGGTTCTTTTTGGAGTAAGAATACCTATAGTTAAACTTGATGAGAATTCTATACAACCTCAGCCTTTTGGTAATATAGAAGTTTCACCTTATATAACTAAATCAAGAGAAGCGATTGCTGAAGCATTTAAGAAGATATTAGAGCTTGTTGAAATGGAATCTGCAATAAGGTCATTATCTGCTGAATTAAGAAAAACTCAAAGACTAATTAATGCAATCGATTCTTATATACTCCCATATTATACTTCTTCTGCTAAATATATTAAAGGAGTTCTAGATGATAGAACAAGAGAAGAATTTGTTAGACTTAAGATGATAAGAAAAGTTCTCCAAAGGAGGAGGGGGGAAAATGTCGGAAATAGATAA
- a CDS encoding ATPase produces the protein MSEIDKSTIDKYINILKSKLDQKKSELLSKINMEYEKTLKQRLDELEKLKGNILKEVQK, from the coding sequence ATGTCGGAAATAGATAAATCAACAATAGATAAATATATAAATATTTTGAAATCAAAACTCGATCAGAAGAAAAGTGAATTACTTTCAAAAATAAATATGGAATATGAAAAAACACTAAAGCAACGACTAGATGAGCTAGAAAAGCTTAAAGGAAATATTTTAAAGGAAGTTCAAAAATAA